The proteins below are encoded in one region of Purpureocillium takamizusanense chromosome 11, complete sequence:
- a CDS encoding uncharacterized protein (COG:S~EggNog:ENOG503P5U2~antiSMASH:Cluster_11.1), whose translation MQSLSAAGWTPPPGAAGWTPSPDAVSQSEAPKIASSPSQRESQQPAASGGGDPNHKPYKLRSKLRESCNSCAESKVKCTKEQPICSRCEDRDLDCQYSLSRRVGKRKAVSAILLPHAADISSARTRQFRQDDVCLEQSNSLHSSAKNISNNDAMMDLDNDIDFTAHDDGFINLLSTPATDAKDRWKQSISTSSFSAFQTQKSEFSKWENMGFLESGEFPTNGPDLRAWYTAGHEDISIIDHAGTFPYDDQMLFVPILPAPSEAPSRPTMGLPTYSKEPSTSCVSSTTGVPGVKRLCRASADVGSAGLHCMARLSSILTSLHDSPIACSSASMKTSPSCTPGIDTPSLHMFVLEKGYSRAKTPSELSSLATDISTPPLPSSAQTSPAKGLSMEQVLSMNKGVIEALREMLHCACSTDLQVALVFTSITSTVLDRYVATIQPEDDDADHSHSMAQDISDGRNHAKTATHTHIKIRIQHVLGEMHQVLQLIEGLAAKFEWMQSADCGDADMKSYLGACVAAKEGSSDESEDVSGTTEGNTSSTASAAPHIDTAPVFAELQKYLRSQLRMLTTTATTILRRSD comes from the coding sequence ATGCAGTCACTTTCGGCTGCGGGGTGGACGCCTCCTCCCGGCGCCGCTGGATGGACGCCGTCTCCCGATGCCGTCTCGCAGAGTGAAGCTCCAAAGATAGCTTCTTCACCCTCGCAGCGCGAATCGCaacagccggcggcgagtggtggtggtgacccAAACCATAAACCATACAAGTTGCGATCAAAGCTGCGTGAGAGCTGTAACAGCTGCGCCGAGTCCAAGGTCAAGTGCACCAAGGAGCAGCCCATCTGTTCAAGATGCGAGGATAGAGACCTCGACTGCCAGTACAGCCTGAGTCGCCGTGTCGGGAAGAGAAAGGCTGTTTCGGCAATATTACTGCCACACGCGGCCGATATAAGCAGCGCTCGCACAAGACAGTTTCGACAAGATGATGTCTGCCTCGAACAGTCGAATAGCCTCCATTCCAGCGCAAAAAACATTTCCAACAATGATGCAATGATGGATCTCGACAACGACATCGACTTCAcggcccacgacgacggcttcatcAACTTGCTGTCAacgcccgccaccgacgccaaGGACCGTTGGAAACAGTCCATCTCGACATCGAGCTTCTCCGCGTTCCAGACGCAAAAGTCTGAGTTTTCTAAGTGGGAAAACATGGGATTTCTGGAAAGCGGTGAATTCCCGACCAATGGGCCGGATCTGAGGGCCTGGTACACGGCAGGGCACGAGGATATCTCGATCATAGATCATGCCGGCACCTTCCCTTACGACGACCAGATGCTCTTCGTGCCAATTCTTCCCGCGCCATCAGAGGCCCCTTCGAGACCTACTATGGGCCTTCCCACGTACTCCAAAGAGCCCTCCACCTCATGCGTCAGCTCAACCACCGGGGTCCCAGGTGTGAAGCGACTCTGCAGAGCGTCCGCGGACGTGGGGTCGGCGGGATTGCATTGCATGGCACGCCTTTCGTCAATCCTCACCAGTCTTCACGATTCACCGATTGcgtgcagctcggcgagcatgAAGACATCTCCGTCCTGTACACCAGGCATCGACACACCTTCACTGCACATGTTCGTCCTGGAAAAGGGGTATTCGAGGGCAAAGACGCCTTCTGagctgtcgtcgctggctACAGACATTTccacgccgcccttgccaTCTTCTGCGCAGACATCTCCCGCAAAAGGGCTATCAATGGAACAGGTGCTTTCGATGAACAAGGGTGTGATCGAAGCGTTGCGAGAAATGTTACATTGTGCCTGTTCCACCGATCTACAGGTCGCATTGGTGTTCACCAGCATCACTTCGACAGTCTTGGATCGGTATGTGGCCACCATACAAcccgaggatgatgacgccgaTCACAGTCATTCAATGGCTCAGGACATCAGTGACGGCAGGAACCACGCCAAAACTGCTACTCACACCCACATCAAAATCCGAATCCAACACGTCCTTGGTGAAATGCACCAGGTGTTACAGCTTATTGaggggctcgccgccaaaTTCGAATGGATGCAGTCGGCTGACTGCGGTGATGCCGACATGAAGTCCTATCTTGGGGCCTGTGTAGCTGCTAAAGAGGGCTCCTCTGACGAGAGCGAAGACGTTTCAGGAACCACAGAAGGGAATACGAGCTCGACAGCTTCCGCCGCTCCTCATATTGACACTGCCCCGGTGTTCGCCGAGCTGCAAAAGTATCTAAGGAGCCAGTTGCGCATGCTCACCACGACGGCAACCACAATTTTAAGAAGAAGCGATTGA
- a CDS encoding Noranthrone synthase (EggNog:ENOG503P1C2~antiSMASH:Cluster_11.1~COG:I~SMCOG1093:Beta-ketoacyl synthase) produces MAKRTRVFLLGDQSEETTSELHNLLQCKDDPILTAFFEEAYDSIRTEAGSLPLHVRKKLPKFTNLADLAARHREESLGPAFQHALACTCQLGYFIRQCGLPNHEFPRPENSYLLGLSTGAIPAATISSCSSISNFLPLAAQSVAIAFRLGVVLADVKQRIDPHTTASWTLQLPHHLRPWISAHLSSGTSVSGPPSVLADLRNYGEFAKAHPVQIPVYTPCHAAHLFTATDIDEVLKTTGATRWNDYQSRIPIVSAVTGCLMMSTESTFRSVVAKSLQDMLMSPPRWDLINEGLPRLLLEAAHTNIDLVPIMTTVEGAVRQTLESYSRRHEVASGSAVSPSGFSSVQIESLGNEQFGASSQERRNRSKLAIVGHSGRYPDAKDPAAFWEILRNGVDTVRKVPKQRWDTNTHVSFEGKRNTGEVPWGCFVPDVEGFDARFFTISPKEAPHMDPAQRLSLMTSYEAMENAGIVPGATPSTRVDRIGCYLGTTASDYMESNLSQDVNTFYITGGNRAFIPGRINFSFEFCGPSYGVDTACSSSLAALHLACNGIWQGDCDTAFACGTNMISNPDGHTALDRGFFLSKTGNCKTFDAGADGYCRGEGIVTIVVKRLEDAIADNNPILAVIAGIQTNHSAQSGSITRPHAPAQAMLFERILNSTGTSPDELSYIEMHGTGTQIGDAVEMESVLKVFAPEPTSSKARGPDAPLYLGAAKSCIGHGEAASGLSSVAKVLLMYQNNLIPPHCGIKTKINPNFPLDLEERNVHIATRATPWERSDSRPRKVLVNNFSAAGGITALLLEDAPLRPVTPGSNSPMPSTHMVTVTAKGAEALKGNLRSMLRFLDDAEASLVDEAFISHLAYTTTARRHHFPHRVMARGSNIREIRAGLETAIAAGQGMTRCKAKSKVLFVFTGQGSHYLGMGAQLYHSFSHFRRDVDRYDQIAQGQGFPSFRHILTAQSRKSYGEHDDALSPQVIQLAMSCLQMALARLWKSWGIEPGAVLGHSLGEYAALNVAGVLSDADTIYLVGMRAGLLQQCKAGTHAMLAVKTSVARAREILSDNTQGDLPVSRIQVSCINGPEDTVLGGSSDQVIAWQRILNSHGIRSRVLNTPYAFHTSQVSSILGDLEALANQVTYHRSTMAIVSPLLGSVVPKGDSDCKLNAKYLTRHCRETVDTYAGLLAAEKARLVDPQSCILEIGPDPVVLDMVKATLGTSLKTLPLLQKGKDTWDLLTNAISVLYTAGHNLLWQTYFDDFKSSHKLLQLPAYSWDLKAHWLQYENDWSVTKPGVRTVQHSGAANSASPPPEAVMPTVECTTIHGIVEERVESADKVFITLKTDISREDISGIARGHVVAGIPLATPSVYAEIGLSLGTYLIERYKPTLKGSIIDVADLVVERALIPHGNGPQILHTLVEVDWTTRSARLVFRSKDGKPTIEHGKCSIRFTDRKKMETLRPLVDNYTSRIDSLHKMAEKGAALRLSGSYAYRLVRSLASFDSNYRAIDEIILDSTALESCSKVSFGQVKSHGKFNTHPAYIDVMAQIAGFVMNGKETTDLESEVYVNHGWRSLQLYEELSQSKSYWSYVKMSQDTSSNEGFWRGNCIMLDDKHNIVAFFEHITLRRVETRIFHRVLEASYPSRVKSAKPGTVGPETRAARNPPVKPTVQVSPAKAVPTSEKTNVNAVKPGHATIVTIPVGAESPPVEVVRAPPNKPSKIGPALIIIAEETGLALADLTDETNFAEIGVDSLISMVIASRFREELDLDLDLEFSLFLDLPTVHDLRKFLHCEDNEHATQVEAMKQVSHVPVTKTESHATRAHINDDITATQQAIKNHDVINITTIEVDSDSGDQHYEEEATKLVPALAIIAEESGLAIEDLTDDTEFSVIGIDSLLSMVIASRFREELDLDLDLEFSLFLDLPTVGDLRRFLTPSSATSSSPSLSSTEGTPGEHSMSSGAASTTRESEFRIEKIPAPQRTAYCRSSSSVILQGLPEQAERTLFLFPDGGGSSSSYEPLPRFNESNTAIIGLNCPYARDPENLKCGIDDLTDSYVAELRRRQPHGPYHLGGWSSGGIFAFLATQRLTAAGEDVASLLIIDSPVPKIMHRLPTKFYEYCDKLGLLGYAMGTSRTVRDEGRPRVPDWLFAHFKASVDMLQRAVVVPLSPATKMPQVSIIWAGDAVVKEQDLDRLPEVTGLAPGQSPGGHFLLVPRKDFGPNGWDEMLPGASITIETVHGANHFSMMRKPHVDQVGRFLERGLQRF; encoded by the exons CCTATCTTTTGGGTCTATCAACCGGCGCGATTCCCGCGGCCACCATCAGCTCCTGCTCGTCCATTTCCAACTTTCTTCCGCTGGCAGCGCAAAGCGTGGCCATAGCCTTCCGGCTTGGTGTCGTTTTGGCCGACGTGAAGCAGCGCATCGACCCCCATACCACGGCGTCATGGACTCTC CAATTGCCACACCATTTGCGACCATGGATCAGCGCCCACCTATCCAGTGGCACATCGGTGAGCGGACCGCCGTCAGTCCTGGCCGATCTCCGGAACTACGGCGAATTCGCCAAAGCGCACCCAGTCCAAATACCCGTCTACACCCCGTGTCACGCCGCGCACCTGTTCACTGCGACGGATATTGACGAGGTTCTCAAGACCACGGGTGCGACACGATGGAACGATTATCAGAGTCGAATCCCCATAGTCTCAGCCGTCACTGGTTGTCTGATGATGTCGACCGAAAGCACCTTCCGCTCGGTCGTGGCGAAGTCTCTCCAAGATATGCTAATGTCTCCTCCGAGATGGGACTTGATCAACGAAGGCCTCCCTCGGCTCCTTCTGGAAGCCGCTCATACCAATATCGATCTAGTTCCCATAATGACAACCGTCGAGGGCGCTGTTCGACAGACTTTGGAGTCATATTCACGGCGACACGAGGTCGCCTCAGGGAGTGCAGTTAGCCCAAGTGGGTTCTCGTCGGTGCAAATCGAGTCTCTTGGCAACGAGCAGTTTGGGGCTTCCTCTCAGGAAAGGCGAAACAGGTCTAAACTGGCCATCGTTGGGCACTCCGGAAGATATCCGGACGCAAAAGACCCAGCAGCATTCTGGGAAATCTTGCGTAACGGCGTCGACACCGTAAGAAAGGTTCCCAAGCAGCGCTGGGACACTAATACACATGTCAGTTTCGAGGGAAAGAGAAACACCGGTGAGGTTCCTTGGGGTTGCTTCGTCCCCGATGTGGAAGGATTTGACGCTCGTTTCTTCACCATCTCACCCAAAGAGGCGCCGCATATGGACCCCGCTCAGCGTCTGTCTCTGATGACTTCCTACGAGGCCATGGAAAACGCCGGCATCGTCCCGGGAGCAACGCCTTCGACAAGGGTCGACCGTATTGGGTGCTACCTCGGCACGACCGCCAGCGACTACATGGAGTCTAATTTGTCTCAAGATGTTAATACCTTTTACATCACCGGAGGCAACCGGGCGTTCATCCCTGGCCGCATCAACTTCAGCTTCGAGTTCTGTGGTCCAAGCTACGGCGTTGATACGGCGTGTTCTTCGAGTCTAGCGGCCTTGCATCTGGCGTGCAACGGTATCTGGCAAGGCGACTGCGATACGGCCTTTGCTTGCGGCACAAACATGATCTCGAACCCGGACGGCCACACCGCGCTCGATCGGGGATTCTTCCTATCCAAGACGGGGAACTGCAAGACCTTTGATGCAGGAGCAGACGGATACTGCAGAGGAGAGGGCATTGTGACCATTGTTGTCaagcgcctcgaggatgccatcgccgacaACAACCCGATTCTGGCAGTAATAGCTGGCATCCAAACCAACCATTCCGCCCAGTCAGGTTCCATCACTAGGCCGCATGCACCGGCTCAAGCTATGCTGTTTGAGCGAATCCTCAATAGCACCGGTACATCGCCTGATGAGCTCAGTTACATCGAGATGCACGGCACGGGGACGCAGATTGGCGATGCCGTGGAGATGGAAAGCGTCCTCAAGGTCTTCGCGCCCGAGCCCACGTCTTCAAAGGCCAGGGGGCCCGACGCACCGCTctacctcggcgccgccaagtcgTGCATTGGACATGGCGAAGCTGCTTCAGGACTGTCGAGTGTCGCCAAGGTGCTCCTCATGTACCAGAACAACCTGATTCCGCCGCACTGCGGCATCAAGACCAAGATCAACCCCAACTTCCCCCTGGACCTGGAAGAGCGCAACGTGCACATTGccacgagggcgacgccatgGGAAAGAAGCGACTCGAGACCTCGGAAAGTCTTGGTCAACAACTTCAGTGCAGCCGGCGGGATCACGGCCCTGCTCTTGGAGGACGCGCCCCTACGGCCCGTCACTCCGGGTAGCAACTCGCCCATGCCTTCCACCCACATGGTCACCGTCACGGCTAAAGGCGCCGAGGCCTTGAAGGGAAATCTGCGCTCTATGCTACGATTTCtggacgacgccgaagcgTCGCTGGTTGACGAGGCCTTCATATCTCACTTGGCGTACACGACTActgctcggcggcatcacTTCCCCCACCGCGTCATGGCTCGTGGATCAAACATCCGTGAGATAAGAGCTGGCTTAGAGACCGCCATCGCTGCAGGTCAGGGTATGACCCGCTGCAAGGCAAAGTCCAAAGTCCTATTCGTCTTCACCGGCCAAGGCTCCCATTATCTGGGCATGGGGGCCCAACTGTACCACAGCTTCTCTCACTTTCGCCGGGATGTCGACAGGTACGACCAGATTGCTCAAGGACAGGGGTTTCCATCGTTTCGTCACATTTTAACTGCCCAGAGCCGCAAATCTTACGGCGAACATGATGATGCCCTGTCTCCGCAGGTCATTCAGCTGGCCATGTCCTGTCTGCAAATGGCACTCGCTCGACTTTGGAAGTCCTGGGGCATAGAACCCGGTGCCGTGTTGGGCCACAGCCTAGGCGAGTACGCAGCTCTGAACGTTGCAGGCGTTCTTtccgacgccgacaccatcTACTTGGTCGGCATGCGGGCTGGGCTTCTGCAGCAGTGCAAGGCTGGAACCCACGCGATGCTGGCCGTCAAAACCTCCGTCGCACGAGCCAGGGAGATCTTGTCAGACAACACGCAAGGCGATCTGCCGGTGTCTCGCATTCAAGTTAGCTGCATCAACGGTCCCGAGGATACTGTCTTGGGCGGGTCGTCCGACCAGGTTATTGCCTGGCAGCGAATCCTGAACAGTCATGGAATCAGGTCGAGAGTTCTAAACACCCCATATGCATTCCATACTTCTCAAGTGTCCTCGATCCTAGGGGATCTCGAAGCGCTGGCGAATCAGGTTACCTACCACAGATCGACAATGGCCATTGTATCCCCTCTTCTGGGGAGTGTGGTCCCAAAGGGAGATTCCGACTGCAAGCTCAACGCCAAGTACTTGACACGGCACTGTCGCGAAACGGTTGACACCTATGCCGGCCTTCTCGCCGCAGAAAAGGCAAGGCTCGTCGATCCACAGAGCTGTATCCTGGAGATTGGTCCCGATCCAGTTGTTCTCGACATGGTAAAAGCAACTCTCGGAACATCTCTGAAGACCTTACCGTTGCTACAAAAGGGGAAGGACACTTGGGACCTGCTGACGAATGCAATCTCCGTCTTGTACACAGCCGGACACAATCTGCTTTGGCAAACCTACTTTGACGACTTCAAGTCGTCTCACAAACTGCTCCAACTACCAGCCTATAGCTGGGATCTCAAAGCACACTGGCTGCAGTACGAGAACGATTGGTCCGTGACCAAGCCAGGAGTGCGGACTGTCCAGCACTCGGGGGCCGCAAACAGCGCGTCACCACCTCCGGAGGCAGTGATGCCGACGGTAGAATGCACAACTATCCACGGAATTGTCGAGGAACGTGTTGAGTCGGCAGATAAGGTATTCATTACCTTGAAAACCGACATCTCACGAGAGGACATTAGTGGCATCGCTCGAGGCCATGTGGTGGCTGGAATTCCACTGGCGACCCCG TCTGTATATGCAGAGATTGGCCTTTCCCTTGGGACATATCTCATTGAGCGATATAAACCGACCCTCAAAGGCAGCATCATAGACGTGGCCGATCTGGTTGTGGAAAGGGCCCTCATTCCCCACGGCAACGGTCCTCAAATACTACACACTTTAGTCGAGGTCGACTGGACTACCAGGAGCGCGCGTCTGGTGTTCCGCAGC AAGGATGGAAAACCCACCATTGAACACGGGAAATGTTCCATCCGCTTCACTGACCGGAAGAAAATGGAAACACTCAGACCCCTAGTTGACAACTACACTTCCCGCATTGACAGTCTGCACAAAATGGCGGAGAAGGGCGCTGCATTGCGTCTCAGCGGGTCGTACGCCTACAGACTCGTCCGCTCGCTTGCATCCTTTGATTCGAACTACCGAGCCATCGACGAAATCATCCTCGACAGCACGGCCCTAGAGTCGTGCAGCAAGGTCAGCTTTGGCCAAGTCAAGAGCCACGGGAAGTTCAACACTCACCCGGCGTACATCGATGTCATGGCACAAATCGCTGGATTCGTCATGAATGGGAAAGAGACGACTGATCTTGAGAGCGAGGTCTACGTCAACCACGGCTGGAGATCTCTACAACTCTACGAAGAGTTGTCGCAATCCAAGTCTTACTGGAGCTATGTCAAGATGTCCCAGGACACGTCGAGCAACGAAGGCTTCTGGAGGGGCAATTGTATCATGCTCGATGACAAGCACAACATCGTCGCCTTCTTCGAACACATCACACTCAGGCGAGTTGAGACACGAATCTTCCACAGGGTTCTGGAAGCCTCATACCCGTCGCGAGTGAAGTCTGCGAAGCCAGGCACGGTTGGTCCAGAGACGAGAGCAGCACGAAATCCTCCCGTCAAGCCGACTGTACAAGTCTCGCCGGCAAAAGCCGTACCTACGTCAGAGAAGACAAACGTCAATGCCGTCAAGCCAGGACATGCCACTATCGTCACCATCCCAGTGGGGGCCGAGTCACCTCCCGTCGAAGTCGTTCGAGCACCGCCGAACAAGCCATCCAAGATCGGGCCGGCGTTGATCATCATTGCCGAAGAGACGGGCCTGGCCTTGGCAGACTTGACCGACGAGACGAATTTCGCCGAAATTGGTGTGGACTCTCTTATATCCATGGTCATCGCGAGCCGTTTTCGCGAAGAGCTCGATTTAGATTTGGATCTGGAGTTCTCCTTGTTTCTTGACTTGCCTACAGTTCACGACCTGAGGAAGTTTCTACACTGCGAGGACAACGAGCATGCTACGCAAGTGGAGGCCATGAAACAAGTTTCTCATGTCCCGGTCACGAAAACCGAGAGTCACGCGACTCGTGCGCACATCAATGATGACATCACTGCGACGCAGCAGGCGATCAAAAACCACGACGTGATCAATATTACCACCATCGAGGTCGATTCTGACTCTGGAGATCAGCATTACGAGGAAGAGGCCACTAAACTTGTACCCGCCTTGGCCATCATTGCCGAAGAGAGTGGCCTCGCAATCGAGGATCTCACAGACGACACCGAGTTCAGCGTCATTGGTATCGACTCGTTGCTCTCCATGGTCATTGCCAGTAGATTTCGAGAGGAGCTAGATTTGGACCTCGACTTGGAGTTCTCCCTCTTCTTAGATCTGCCGACAGTTGGGGACTTGCGCAGGTTCCTTACTCCttcgagcgcgacgagctcaagCCCATCTCTGTCTTCCACGGAGGGAACACCAGGGGAGCATTCCATGTCCTCTGGTGCGGCATCTACGACGAGAGAGTCCGAATTCCGAATTGAGAAGATACCAGCTCCGCAGAGAACCGCATATTGCCGTTCTTCAAGCTCTGTCATTTTACAGGGGCTGCCGGAACAGGCAGAGAGGaccctcttcctcttcccaGACGGAGGAGGTTCTTCATCGTCTTACGAGCCGCTCCCACGATTCAACGAGAGCAATACCGCCATTATAGGTCTGAACTGTCCCTACGCCCGTGATCCAGAAAATCTCAAGTGCGGCATAGACGATCTCACGGACAGCTACGTAGCGGAGctacgccgtcgccagccacaCGGGCCATATCATCTAGGCGGGTGGAGTTCTGGTGGCATATTTGCTTTCCTCGCGACGCAACGGttgacagcagcaggagagGACGTTGCTAGTCTACTGATCATTGACTCGCCAGTACCAAAGATCATGCACAGACTGCCAACCAAGTTTTACGAGTACTGCGACAAACTCGGGCTCTTGGGATATGCCATGGGGACGTCCAGGACAGTGAGGGATGAGGGGAGACCTAGGGTCCCAGACTGGCTGTTTGCGCACTTCAAGGCGTCCGTTGATATGCTGCAGCGTGCCGTTGTCGTGCCCCTGTCACCGGCCACCAAGATGCCGCAAGTTTCCATCATTTGGGCTGGCGATGCCGTGGTGAAAGAGCAAGACTTGGACCGCTTACCGGAGGTCACTGGTCTGGCACCAGGGCAATCGCCCGGTGGGCATTTCTTACTTGTGCCACGCAAGGATTTCGGGCCCAATGGCTGGGACGAGATGCTGCCGGGAGCAAGCATCACCATCGAGACGGTGCACGGGGCCAATCATTTCTCTATGATG CGAAAACCCCACGTGGACCAAGTTGGCCGTTTTCTTGAACGGGGCCTGCAGCGGTTTTAG
- a CDS encoding uncharacterized protein (EggNog:ENOG503P2WW~COG:E~antiSMASH:Cluster_11.1), whose protein sequence is MAHIRLASQAFHRPAEWARHARTILAWPGSETVHYKEFPGALASATREVSAIADAVARFEPVTLVVERARLEDARSRFAPGTTKHNVGLHPIDGKQLDLWMRDIAPTFTARTRPNGPDSRAICGVDFNFNGWGNKFRTDTSVGLGTETCVGFARTLLQDLKIQRIESTVVTEGGAIEVDGEGTMIATESSIINDNRNPGMSREDIEAEFARTLGIDRLIWVPGVKDVEVTDCHIDAFIRFVRPGVVLLSRPSAEETRNAASVWVRAYKEAVDIISREKDAKGRSLEVIEISEPDISEAVADEEYLRAIEASELPPPAFNYANYLMVNGGLIFPQFGDKNSDATALATIQRLFEGEREIVTVSLQELPLMGGGIHCATQQIPSSPWVP, encoded by the coding sequence ATGGCTCACATTCGACTCGCTTCACAAGCATTCCATCGTCCAGCGGAATGGGCGCGACACGCTCGCACCATTCTCGCTTGGCCCGGTAGCGAAACCGTTCACTACAAAGAATTTCCTGGCGCGCTCGCCTCCGCGACAAGAGAAGTGTccgccattgccgacgcTGTCGCGCGCTTCGAACCCGTCACCCTGGTCGTCGAGCGAGCCCGCCTGGAAGACGCGCGGAGCCGGTTTGCCCCAGGGACGACAAAACACAACGTTGGCCTACACCCCATTGACGGAAAACAGCTCGACTTGTGGATGCGCGACATAGCGCCAACCTTCACTGCCAGAACGAGGCCCAATGGGCCAGATAGCCGCGCGATATGCGGCGTCGACTTCAACTTCAACGGCTGGGGGAACAAGTTTCGGACAGACACGTCTGTCGGCCTCGGGACAGAGACATGCGTTGGTTTTGCGCGCACGCTGCTGCAAGACCTTAAGATTCAGCGCATCGAGTCGACGGTTGTCACAGAAGGCGGCGCCAttgaggtcgacggcgaaggAACCATGATCGCCACCGAGAGCTCCATCATCAACGACAATCGTAATCCCGGAATGAGCCGAGAGGACATCGAGGCAGAATTCGCTCGCACGCTGGGAATCGATAGGCTCATATGGGTTCCGGGCGTCAAGGACGTGGAGGTGACGGACTGCCACATCGATGCCTTCATCCGCTTCGTGCGCCCTGGAGTCGTTCTGTTGAGTAGACCAAGCGCGGAGGAGACTCGGAATGCGGCTAGCGTCTGGGTGCGAGCATACAAAGAAGCGGTCGACATTATTTCCAGAGAAAAGGATGCCAAAGGACGTTCGCTCGAGGTCATTGAGATATCAGAACCCGACATCTCCGAGGCCGTTGCTGATGAGGAGTATTTGAGGGCAATCGAGGCCAGCGAATTACCTCCGCCGGCATTCAACTACGCCAACTACCTCATGGTCAATGGAGGGCTAATATTCCCTCAGTTTGGCGACAAAAATTCCGATGCGACCGCTTTGGCGACGATTCAGCGGTTGTTCGAGGGTGAGAGAGAGATCGTGACAGTATCCTTACAGGAGCTGCCACTGATGGGTGGGGGGATACACTGCGCGACACAGCAGATTccttcatcgccatgggTCCCTTGA
- a CDS encoding uncharacterized protein (COG:S~SMCOG1042:O-methyltransferase~antiSMASH:Cluster_11.1~EggNog:ENOG503Q0CN), with amino-acid sequence MCQPTSPLQEYAQDICRAAKLVDAYCLTTGHPMPSFGPAAPSITLPADTPLHIREARQKLMASAFRVQQLVAEPVEFVPRLGVHFQNFACIHWLCHFRIISFIPQHESVSYSAVAQLASVPVTQLRRIARMAILHNFLSEPVEGQLAHSAASLLLVTDPKLVDWVLFMADATTLAAAKLAEATDRWGDTTSKTETAFNIAKKTDLGFFDYLAQTPELRAKFAAHMKNITVADGTKNEHLIAGFDWAGLPEGATVVDVGGSNGHTAVDLVTKFPHLQVIVQDLPETVARAWTLLPASARSRISIQAHDFFTPQPVHGAAVYLLRMILHNWPDDKAISILQNLLPALAANPGPQGSRLLIMDTVLPLPAGCSSADAALVDPLEEAMLRARDLTMLEIFNSQERELGAWKRLIDEAWRTDPGNTGVRLELVGNKKPLGSNMNVLEVAVLIQAANGQ; translated from the exons ATGTGTCAACCGACCAGCCCTTTGCAAGAGTACGCGCAGGACATCTGCCGAGCAGCCAAGCTGGTCGATGCATATTGCCTGACGACGGGCCACCCGATGCCGTCTTTCGGCCCGGCAGCCCCCAGCATTACCTTGCCTGCCGACACTCCGCTCCACATCCGAGAAGCCCGGCAGAAGCTGATGGCATCGGCCTTCAGggtccagcagctcgtggCAGAGCCCGTGGAGTTCGTGCCACGCCTTGGCGTTCAT TTTCAGAACTTCGCCTGCATCCACTGGTTGTGCCACTTCCGTATCATCTCCTTCATCCCGCAACACGAGTCTGTGTCTTATtcggccgtggcccagcTTGCGTCGGTCCCGGTCACGCAGTTAAGACGCATAGCGCGCATGGCCATCCTCCACAACTTCCTGAGCGAGCCGGTCGAGGGCCAGCTCGCACACAGCGCCGCCTCTCTGCTTCTGGTGACAGACCCCAAGCTGGTCGACTGGGTCCTGTTCATGGCGGACGCAACAaccctggccgcggcgaagctggccgaggccaccgacAGATGGGGCGACACCACATccaagacggagacggcctTTAACATTGCCAAGAAGACTGACCTTGGGTTTTTCGACTACCTGGCCCAGACGCCCGAGCTGCGGGCCAAGTTCGCCGCCCACATGAAGAATATCACCGTGGCAGACGGGACCAAGAATGAGCACCTGATTGCCGGCTTCGACTGGGCCGGCTTGCCGGAGGGCGCCACGGTTGTCGACGTGGGCGGCTCTAACGGGCATACCGCCGTCGACTTGGTCACAAAGTTCCCGCATCTTCAGGTCATCGTGCAAGACCTGCCGGAGACGGTCGCTCGGGCATGGACTCTgctgcccgcctcggcccGCTCCCGTATCTCCATACAGGCGCACGACTTCTTCACGCCCCAGCCCGTCCATGGCGCTGCCGTCTACCTGCTGCGCATGATCCTACATAACTGGCCGGATGACAAGGCCATTTCCATCCTGCAGAACCTCCTgcccgctctcgccgccaaccCTGGGCCACAAGGCTCCCGCCTGCTCATCATGGACACCGTCCTGCCGCTCCCAGCAGGCTGTAgcagcgccgacgctgccTTGGTCGATCccctcgaggaggccatgctgcgcgcccgcgacctGACCATGCTCGAGATCTTTAACAGCCAAGAGCGCGAGCTTGGAGCCTGGAAGAGGCTCATCGATGAGGCGTGGAGGACTGACCCGGGGAACACGGGTGTCCGGCTGGAGCTGGTCGGCAACAAGAAGCCCCTGGGCAGTAATATGAACGTGCTCGAAGTAGCCGTCTTGATACAAGCCGCGAACGGGCAGTAG